In the genome of Enterococcus hirae ATCC 9790, one region contains:
- a CDS encoding PTS sugar transporter subunit IIA has protein sequence MEISQLISEELILFDDSIRSKKSLFEYIGTTLETTHRVKSAKKIIKALFKREEEVPTGIEAGFGIPHAKSKAVITPTICFVRSSQITEYLGLDGEPIAYTFAIVVPANAADSHLEILSALSRRLIDPNFRKQIKEANSASEIMTVLKNEEKAIR, from the coding sequence GTGGAGATTAGTCAACTGATTTCAGAAGAATTGATTCTTTTCGATGACTCAATTCGATCAAAAAAATCATTATTTGAATATATCGGTACTACACTTGAAACCACACATAGAGTAAAAAGTGCAAAAAAAATAATCAAAGCATTATTCAAAAGAGAAGAGGAAGTGCCTACAGGGATTGAAGCTGGATTTGGTATCCCACATGCTAAAAGCAAGGCTGTCATTACACCAACCATTTGTTTTGTTCGTAGCAGCCAGATTACAGAATATCTTGGCTTAGATGGGGAGCCAATTGCATATACTTTTGCAATCGTGGTTCCTGCAAACGCTGCTGACAGTCATCTTGAGATTCTCAGTGCGTTGTCAAGGCGATTAATTGATCCAAACTTTAGAAAACAAATCAAAGAAGCAAATTCAGCCTCAGAAATTATGACCGTTTTAAAAAATGAAGAAAAAGCAATCCGTTAA
- a CDS encoding PTS fructose transporter subunit IIC: protein MKIIGVTACPTGIAHTYMSAEKLEGTAKKLGHDAKFETQGIKTENRLTTKEIAEADAIILAVDKEIDMQRFTGKRIKKVSTSRAIKEPELVIDEALKGINTLEIAQSVEQTKATKQKATLYNHFMSGVNYMLPFVIAGGIIIALSFAFGITAADPKSADYNVLAAAFSRIGGDTAFAMMVPALGAGIATSIAGKAGFAPGIVAGLLASTGGSGFLGGMIGGLLAGYVTDFLANKIPVKKGILAMYQLIVVPLISILIIGLAMVFVIEQPISWLLEVLTNWLNSLGNTSGLMFGLIIGVMMAADMGGPINKSISTFSIGLMSAGVNAPIAACMAAGMTPPLGIALATLLFKKKFTKEERTSGQSCWVLGASYITEGAIPFAVSDPIRVIPSLILGSATAAGISMAAGVTSIAPHGGIWVMLIPNVINHLPMYLLAIGAGTVVTALSLGLLKKSSEEQVGNEEKIVKQEKIINEVEV, encoded by the coding sequence ATGAAAATAATTGGTGTAACCGCATGTCCTACGGGAATTGCGCATACGTATATGTCCGCTGAGAAATTAGAAGGGACTGCTAAAAAACTAGGCCATGATGCAAAGTTTGAAACGCAAGGAATCAAAACGGAAAATAGGTTAACTACAAAAGAGATTGCTGAAGCAGATGCGATTATTCTAGCAGTTGATAAAGAAATTGATATGCAACGTTTTACGGGTAAAAGAATCAAAAAAGTTTCAACGAGTCGAGCAATTAAAGAACCAGAATTGGTAATTGATGAAGCATTAAAAGGGATCAATACGTTAGAAATTGCTCAATCAGTTGAACAAACAAAAGCCACGAAACAAAAAGCCACACTTTATAACCATTTTATGAGTGGTGTGAACTATATGTTACCGTTTGTGATTGCGGGCGGAATTATTATCGCATTAAGTTTTGCTTTTGGGATCACTGCAGCGGATCCTAAATCAGCTGACTATAATGTCCTAGCTGCCGCATTTTCTAGAATTGGTGGAGACACCGCTTTTGCCATGATGGTGCCAGCTTTAGGGGCAGGGATTGCGACCTCTATTGCGGGGAAAGCTGGCTTTGCACCTGGGATCGTGGCAGGGCTACTGGCATCTACTGGTGGTTCTGGATTTCTTGGAGGAATGATCGGGGGGCTGTTAGCAGGGTATGTGACAGATTTTCTGGCAAATAAAATTCCTGTAAAAAAAGGTATCTTAGCGATGTATCAATTGATCGTCGTTCCGTTAATATCTATCTTGATCATTGGTTTAGCAATGGTTTTTGTAATCGAACAACCCATTTCGTGGTTATTAGAAGTATTAACCAATTGGTTGAATAGTTTAGGTAATACTTCCGGATTAATGTTTGGCTTGATCATCGGCGTGATGATGGCAGCTGATATGGGAGGGCCGATCAATAAATCGATCTCAACTTTTTCCATTGGTTTGATGTCGGCCGGAGTCAATGCACCGATCGCAGCATGTATGGCAGCTGGAATGACCCCACCGCTGGGGATCGCCTTAGCCACACTGTTGTTCAAGAAAAAATTTACGAAAGAAGAACGGACTTCTGGTCAATCCTGTTGGGTGCTTGGTGCTTCTTATATTACAGAAGGAGCGATTCCCTTCGCAGTTTCAGATCCGATTCGAGTCATTCCGAGCTTGATTCTTGGCTCTGCTACTGCAGCGGGTATCTCAATGGCTGCCGGTGTCACATCCATTGCTCCTCATGGTGGGATTTGGGTCATGCTGATACCTAACGTGATCAATCACCTACCCATGTATTTGCTAGCGATTGGTGCTGGGACAGTAGTTACGGCTCTTTCACTTGGATTATTAAAGAAATCAAGCGAAGAACAAGTCGGAAATGAAGAAAAAATAGTGAAGCAAGAAAAAATAATAAATGAGGTGGAAGTGTAA
- a CDS encoding ketose-bisphosphate aldolase, which produces MLYTMKELLKVAKDNQFAVPAFNICSYDMLKAIMEEVERLNAPVILEIHPDEIAYLNDEFVAAVRAYAHKSKVPVVIHLDHGGKVSDVLRAIRNGYTSVMIDASLQSFDDNIKITKEVVALAHEVDVSVEAEIGTIGNNGSAEGGSANIIYTDPEQAKQFVAETNIDTLAIAIGTAHGLYPKDKTPKLNIELLKELNETIDLPFVLHGGSGNPDKEVSEAVKYGVAKVNLSSDLKSVFFDALREILNENPEMYEPNMIYPYANQKVQEVVKHKMTILNTIDQAKCYK; this is translated from the coding sequence ATGTTATATACAATGAAAGAGCTATTGAAAGTAGCTAAAGACAATCAATTTGCGGTTCCTGCTTTTAATATTTGTAGTTATGATATGTTAAAGGCAATCATGGAAGAAGTAGAACGGTTAAATGCACCAGTGATTTTAGAGATCCATCCCGATGAGATTGCTTACTTGAATGATGAATTTGTTGCTGCTGTTCGAGCTTATGCGCATAAAAGTAAAGTACCTGTAGTGATCCATCTTGACCATGGCGGTAAAGTAAGTGATGTGTTACGGGCTATCCGCAATGGCTATACCTCGGTTATGATTGATGCCTCCTTGCAATCCTTTGACGATAATATAAAGATAACTAAAGAAGTGGTGGCTCTAGCTCACGAGGTAGATGTGTCAGTCGAAGCAGAAATTGGTACGATTGGGAATAATGGGTCAGCAGAAGGTGGGTCAGCTAATATTATTTACACAGATCCTGAACAAGCAAAACAGTTTGTTGCAGAAACGAATATTGATACATTAGCTATCGCTATTGGAACAGCACATGGCTTATATCCTAAAGATAAAACACCAAAATTGAATATCGAGTTATTGAAAGAATTGAATGAGACCATCGATTTGCCATTTGTTTTACATGGTGGTTCAGGAAATCCGGATAAAGAAGTAAGCGAAGCAGTTAAATATGGTGTAGCTAAGGTCAACCTTAGTTCGGATCTTAAAAGTGTCTTTTTCGATGCATTAAGAGAAATCTTAAATGAAAACCCGGAAATGTATGAACCGAATATGATCTACCCTTATGCGAATCAAAAAGTACAGGAAGTAGTGAAACATAAAATGACGATCTTAAACACGATCGATCAAGCCAAGTGTTATAAATAA
- a CDS encoding DeoR/GlpR family DNA-binding transcription regulator yields MLSDVEERQQTIVNHLKINQFARITELIDLVNYSEATVKRDLVVLEQSGLIRRVRGGAMLVDNQKIDVPYMMKITHLEEESEKRYIADIAANLIKDDMVLFLDSSTTSLHLVRNLGRFEGLQIITNGVITAAMLSEFTSAKVSIVGGKIVQKRATINGAKAYNDILTYAADLAIISCRGFDFNQGVTETHEGEALVKRAFRKQANHLMVLATQDKLEQRFIHQAIASHEIDYLVTSQKLTNEQLKKIYEHHTECFY; encoded by the coding sequence ATGTTAAGTGACGTAGAAGAGCGACAACAAACGATTGTCAATCATTTGAAAATCAACCAATTTGCCAGGATTACTGAATTGATCGATTTAGTAAATTACAGTGAAGCGACAGTGAAACGAGATCTTGTTGTCTTAGAACAAAGTGGTCTGATCCGCAGAGTCCGTGGTGGGGCTATGTTAGTAGATAATCAGAAAATCGATGTACCATATATGATGAAAATCACCCATTTAGAGGAAGAAAGTGAAAAACGTTATATTGCGGATATTGCAGCTAATTTGATCAAAGATGATATGGTTTTATTTTTAGACTCTAGTACAACTAGTTTGCATTTAGTTCGAAATTTAGGTCGATTTGAGGGGCTGCAAATCATTACGAATGGGGTCATTACTGCTGCTATGTTAAGTGAATTTACTTCAGCAAAAGTATCGATCGTCGGTGGTAAAATCGTTCAAAAACGAGCAACGATCAACGGAGCAAAAGCGTATAATGATATTTTGACTTATGCTGCTGACCTTGCAATCATCAGCTGTCGAGGATTTGATTTTAATCAAGGCGTGACGGAAACGCATGAAGGAGAAGCGTTAGTAAAAAGAGCGTTTCGTAAACAAGCCAATCATTTGATGGTGTTAGCTACACAAGATAAATTAGAACAACGCTTCATTCATCAAGCAATTGCTAGTCATGAAATCGATTATTTAGTGACCAGTCAGAAATTAACGAACGAACAATTGAAAAAAATCTATGAACACCACACAGAGTGTTTTTATTAA
- a CDS encoding endo-beta-N-acetylglucosaminidase, with product MKKLEGTLAGLLVTVMMGIALKEPVVYAQVDATNPEVRVSMDNQPESSYWFPDELLKWTFDQDTDAKYNVSVEPLATRVEKSHLLKSNTTQNEKMKVVALSIMNNSTSGNAPRGSNQFDANVFSNWQYIDQLVYWGGSAGEGIIVPPSPDVTDAAHKNGVPVLGTIFFPQGAHGGKIEWLNTFLEKDAQGHFPIVDKMIEVAQRYGFDGWFINQETETNLTKKHADLMKELIVEFKQKSAGALEVMWYDSMTNDGKMDWQNALTDQNQDYLVDANLNPVADSMFLNFWWNTSSLAGQDLLRKSKEKAESLAIDPYDLFAGIDVQEKGYDTPVRWDLFTDKKGIPYTSLGLYVPSWTYSSSNDPMDYQQKEEKFWINEQGDPTKSTLPTGTSWPGISTFSVEQTAITQWPFITNFNVGNGYSYFSNGQQVSTNEWNNRSLQDIMPTYRYIIEEGAGNKLAGSVDYTTAFNGGSSLAFKGKMAEKVTSKIKLYQTKVKVEKNMSFTTTAKASDRTTLKLVLGFADGTFETFNGNKKIGNDWTTVSYPLNKATGKEVTSIAYEVASAKANENYELFLGQISATPKKVLSPTAVNDVTFDDLSFDEEAMFAGIRLSWTSPQADRIKHYEIYRVLDDGTRVFIGATPAENYFINGLERQNATATAIEVVPVDIYGNKGEPSRPNSFDWPPVQLPRASFTVSKTLVAPGEPITFTNTSSRNTQSLKWTFKGADVESSTEEQPRVTYSKEGSYDVELTAINEAGETTTEMKGIVTVTKNAQAGLSLLSKGAKAEASSYVNESEAPKFAVDGDLGTKWCAVGSAPHTITVDLGTAKLISEVRMAHASAGGESVGMNTKAYTIEVSADGENFQEVSRTTNNTQGSTLNTFAATTARFVRVIIDQPTQGADTAVRLYELEVYGLAE from the coding sequence ATGAAGAAGTTAGAAGGTACTTTAGCTGGATTGTTGGTAACGGTGATGATGGGAATTGCTCTGAAAGAACCGGTCGTTTATGCACAAGTAGATGCCACAAATCCCGAGGTAAGGGTTTCGATGGATAATCAACCGGAGTCCTCTTACTGGTTCCCTGATGAATTGCTTAAATGGACGTTTGATCAGGATACAGATGCGAAATACAATGTTAGTGTTGAGCCTTTAGCCACACGAGTGGAGAAATCACACTTATTAAAATCGAATACTACCCAAAACGAAAAGATGAAGGTTGTCGCACTTTCGATCATGAATAATAGCACTAGTGGAAATGCACCAAGAGGGAGCAATCAGTTTGATGCAAATGTTTTTTCGAATTGGCAATATATTGATCAATTGGTTTATTGGGGAGGCTCAGCTGGCGAAGGTATCATTGTTCCGCCAAGCCCAGATGTTACCGATGCGGCGCATAAAAATGGTGTGCCTGTTTTAGGCACGATCTTTTTTCCACAAGGGGCCCATGGCGGAAAAATCGAATGGTTGAATACCTTTTTAGAAAAAGATGCTCAAGGTCATTTTCCAATCGTGGACAAGATGATCGAAGTCGCACAAAGATATGGGTTTGATGGATGGTTCATCAATCAAGAGACAGAAACCAATCTAACGAAAAAACACGCTGATTTAATGAAAGAACTGATTGTGGAATTTAAACAAAAATCAGCTGGAGCGTTAGAGGTTATGTGGTACGATTCCATGACGAATGACGGGAAAATGGATTGGCAGAATGCGTTAACTGATCAAAACCAAGATTATTTAGTGGATGCTAATTTGAATCCAGTAGCAGATAGCATGTTTTTGAATTTTTGGTGGAATACCTCTAGCTTAGCAGGCCAAGATCTATTGCGTAAATCAAAAGAAAAAGCAGAAAGTTTAGCCATTGATCCCTATGATTTATTTGCGGGAATCGATGTCCAAGAAAAAGGGTACGATACACCGGTCAGATGGGATTTGTTTACGGATAAGAAGGGAATACCCTATACTTCACTAGGGCTTTACGTCCCAAGTTGGACCTATTCTTCTTCCAATGACCCAATGGACTACCAACAAAAAGAAGAAAAATTCTGGATCAATGAACAAGGGGATCCTACTAAAAGTACACTACCAACCGGCACAAGTTGGCCTGGAATCTCTACTTTTTCGGTTGAACAAACCGCTATTACGCAATGGCCTTTTATCACCAATTTCAATGTTGGAAATGGTTACAGCTATTTTAGCAATGGGCAACAAGTTTCAACAAATGAATGGAATAATCGAAGTCTCCAAGATATCATGCCGACTTACCGCTATATTATCGAAGAAGGAGCTGGCAATAAATTAGCTGGTAGCGTGGACTATACTACTGCTTTTAATGGTGGGAGTTCTTTGGCTTTTAAAGGTAAGATGGCAGAAAAAGTAACAAGTAAGATCAAACTGTATCAAACAAAAGTCAAAGTCGAAAAAAACATGTCATTTACGACGACAGCCAAAGCATCTGATCGAACCACGTTGAAACTAGTGTTAGGTTTTGCTGATGGTACATTTGAAACGTTTAATGGCAATAAAAAAATAGGGAATGACTGGACAACGGTTTCTTATCCTTTGAATAAAGCAACTGGAAAAGAAGTAACGTCGATTGCCTATGAGGTAGCCTCAGCAAAAGCAAATGAGAATTATGAGTTATTCTTAGGTCAAATTTCTGCGACACCTAAAAAGGTGCTGAGTCCAACAGCGGTCAATGATGTTACGTTCGATGATTTGTCATTTGACGAAGAAGCAATGTTTGCCGGGATCAGATTATCTTGGACTAGTCCACAAGCAGATCGCATCAAACACTATGAAATTTACCGCGTTCTAGACGATGGAACACGTGTCTTTATCGGAGCCACACCTGCTGAGAATTATTTTATCAATGGCTTAGAACGTCAAAATGCAACAGCTACAGCTATCGAAGTTGTGCCAGTTGATATCTATGGCAACAAGGGTGAACCTTCCAGACCAAACAGTTTTGACTGGCCACCTGTTCAGTTACCACGTGCTTCCTTTACTGTCTCAAAAACTTTGGTAGCGCCAGGAGAACCGATCACTTTTACGAACACCTCTTCACGAAATACCCAAAGTTTAAAGTGGACATTCAAAGGTGCTGATGTAGAGTCAAGTACGGAAGAACAGCCTCGTGTCACTTATTCAAAAGAAGGAAGCTACGATGTAGAATTGACAGCGATCAATGAAGCAGGAGAAACGACAACTGAAATGAAAGGGATCGTTACGGTTACCAAGAATGCCCAAGCTGGTCTGAGTTTATTATCTAAAGGTGCCAAAGCAGAAGCCTCTTCATATGTGAATGAATCAGAGGCACCAAAGTTTGCTGTCGATGGTGATCTTGGAACAAAATGGTGTGCTGTAGGGAGTGCGCCACATACCATCACGGTTGATTTAGGAACAGCTAAATTGATCAGTGAAGTGCGCATGGCCCACGCTTCTGCAGGAGGAGAAAGTGTAGGCATGAATACCAAAGCTTATACTATAGAAGTGAGTGCAGACGGAGAAAATTTCCAAGAAGTTTCGCGAACAACTAATAATACGCAAGGTTCAACGCTAAATACCTTTGCAGCAACGACTGCCCGATTTGTGAGAGTCATCATCGATCAACCAACTCAAGGCGCAGATACAGCTGTCCGTCTTTATGAACTAGAAGTTTATGGGTTAGCAGAATAA
- a CDS encoding MFS transporter, whose amino-acid sequence MEKKLFNKHFIGITLINFIVYLIYYLLMVIIAVIAQDDLHASMSQAGFASGIYIIGTLLARLFMGKQLELFGRKFTLRGGAIFYLLSTLAYLFTPTIGVLYLVRFLNGFGYGTVSTATNAIVTAYIPESKKGEGINYYGLSTSLAAAIGPFLGMILLNLTDFHFIIWFSIVLVFLVTIACLMFPVKNIDLSDTQRKSLQSWSIHGFIEKKALFITGIAFLMGLSYSSVLSFLSSYTKVIHLVAAGSFFFVVYALVITFTRPLTGRIFDAKGEQYVMYPSYLFLTAGLFLLSATTNSITLLISGALVGLGYGTFMSNGQAVCLKIVKEHRISIALSTYFIGLDLGLGVGPYLMGILKSYTSFRGLYIVSGIIPLICTVLYIVYNKKRATQQNLNGISDELKLIQETNKRC is encoded by the coding sequence ATGGAAAAAAAATTATTCAATAAACATTTTATCGGAATCACTCTTATTAATTTCATTGTCTATTTAATTTATTATTTACTGATGGTCATTATTGCCGTTATTGCTCAAGATGATTTACATGCTAGTATGAGCCAAGCAGGTTTTGCTTCTGGTATCTACATCATAGGTACACTTTTGGCTCGTTTATTTATGGGTAAACAACTTGAATTATTTGGGCGCAAGTTTACTTTGCGTGGTGGAGCGATTTTTTATTTACTCTCTACTTTAGCCTATCTTTTCACCCCAACGATCGGCGTATTATATCTGGTACGTTTTTTAAATGGGTTTGGCTACGGGACCGTTTCGACAGCAACCAATGCGATCGTCACTGCCTATATTCCTGAATCAAAAAAAGGAGAAGGAATCAATTATTATGGTTTAAGTACTAGTTTAGCTGCTGCTATCGGACCCTTTTTAGGAATGATCTTGCTTAATCTGACTGATTTTCATTTTATTATTTGGTTTTCTATCGTTTTAGTTTTTCTTGTAACGATTGCCTGTCTGATGTTCCCAGTCAAAAACATTGATTTATCTGATACTCAAAGAAAATCACTACAATCTTGGAGTATCCATGGATTCATTGAGAAAAAAGCATTGTTCATTACAGGAATCGCCTTTTTAATGGGTCTTTCTTATTCAAGTGTTTTGTCCTTCTTGTCTTCTTATACGAAAGTCATTCATTTAGTCGCTGCAGGCTCCTTTTTCTTTGTGGTCTATGCGTTAGTTATCACCTTCACTCGCCCATTGACGGGACGTATTTTTGATGCTAAAGGCGAACAGTATGTCATGTATCCTAGCTATTTGTTCTTGACTGCTGGCTTGTTTCTACTAAGTGCGACAACGAACAGCATCACCTTACTTATTTCAGGCGCACTCGTTGGTTTAGGTTACGGGACTTTCATGTCAAACGGACAAGCAGTTTGTTTGAAAATCGTCAAAGAACACCGTATCAGTATCGCTCTTTCAACTTACTTCATCGGATTAGATCTAGGTCTAGGTGTTGGCCCCTACTTGATGGGAATATTGAAATCTTATACGTCATTTAGAGGATTATACATTGTTTCTGGTATCATTCCTTTGATCTGTACAGTTCTCTATATCGTTTATAATAAAAAAAGAGCCACTCAGCAAAACTTGAATGGAATTAGTGATGAACTGAAACTGATTCAAGAAACGAATAAAAGGTGTTGA
- a CDS encoding Crp/Fnr family transcriptional regulator: MDSRVLKEYLEKNQFPIVRKRYHKYLTFEGVEDCYTYILKEGTVKASVISNDGREFNLRYIKDLEIVSLLKDEYSQFIDSPYNIRIESEYAEFYRINRVKFWEHINEDPKMQHYVKEYYRYRLLYSMKKMQQMLLNGKLGAVCTQLYELYDLFGVRTEEGMMIDFVITNEEIAKFCGISTASSVSRILKQLKENGIITVKDHRIIITNMDLLEDNIIF, encoded by the coding sequence TTGGACAGCAGAGTGCTAAAGGAATATTTAGAGAAAAATCAATTTCCAATTGTACGAAAAAGATATCATAAGTATCTAACTTTTGAAGGAGTGGAGGATTGTTACACGTATATTTTAAAAGAAGGCACGGTCAAAGCAAGTGTCATCTCAAATGATGGTCGTGAGTTCAACTTGAGGTATATTAAAGATCTAGAGATTGTTTCACTTTTAAAAGATGAATATTCGCAGTTTATTGATTCGCCGTACAATATTCGGATTGAATCTGAATATGCAGAATTTTATCGAATCAATCGAGTGAAATTTTGGGAACATATCAATGAAGATCCAAAGATGCAACATTATGTAAAAGAGTATTATCGTTATCGTTTACTGTATTCCATGAAAAAAATGCAACAAATGCTTTTAAATGGGAAATTAGGTGCCGTATGTACGCAACTTTACGAGTTATATGATTTATTTGGGGTTCGGACCGAAGAAGGCATGATGATCGATTTTGTGATCACTAATGAAGAAATCGCCAAGTTTTGCGGAATCTCTACCGCTAGTAGTGTGAGTAGGATCTTAAAACAACTGAAGGAAAATGGGATAATCACCGTTAAAGATCATCGGATCATTATCACCAATATGGATTTATTAGAAGACAATATTATCTTTTAA
- a CDS encoding TPM domain-containing protein, whose translation MKKRILLFFLVLFGFFWSSSVDAATPAVNDEAGLFTQEQIQSLEQQIQPINEKIKGQIFIVTTTSNSEEPRTFADDYLRNAIGNDQNGAVLLLDMGQREIYISTSGNMIDYLDDARINDTLDDVYDQMTNSAYFAAAQAYLTKTSEYVEAGVPGGHYQIDEETGKITRYKVLTTTEIVISIILALALSLVFYFVTVSRYQLKSGTYKYPFREKSNVKLTDKTDRLTNSFVTTRRIPKSPPPGSGGGGSTTHSSGGGTFGGGGRSF comes from the coding sequence ATGAAAAAAAGAATTTTGCTTTTCTTTCTAGTCCTATTCGGTTTCTTTTGGAGTTCTTCCGTTGACGCTGCTACACCCGCAGTGAACGATGAAGCTGGTTTGTTCACGCAAGAGCAGATCCAATCTTTAGAGCAACAAATCCAGCCTATCAATGAGAAGATCAAAGGACAAATCTTTATCGTAACGACGACTTCCAACTCAGAAGAACCTCGAACGTTTGCAGATGATTACTTAAGAAATGCGATCGGTAATGATCAAAATGGGGCTGTTCTGTTGTTAGATATGGGACAACGTGAGATTTACATTTCAACTTCTGGTAATATGATCGATTATCTTGATGATGCTCGGATCAATGACACGTTAGATGATGTCTACGACCAAATGACGAATTCGGCTTATTTTGCAGCAGCTCAAGCCTATTTGACTAAAACTTCAGAATATGTAGAAGCTGGAGTTCCTGGAGGACATTATCAAATTGATGAAGAGACTGGTAAGATCACGCGGTATAAAGTGTTGACGACGACTGAAATAGTGATTTCTATCATCTTAGCCCTGGCATTGAGCCTCGTATTCTACTTTGTAACAGTTTCGAGGTATCAGTTGAAATCAGGAACTTATAAATACCCATTTAGAGAAAAATCAAACGTAAAATTAACGGATAAAACAGATCGCTTAACCAACTCCTTTGTCACTACACGCAGGATTCCAAAAAGTCCACCTCCTGGTAGCGGTGGTGGCGGAAGTACGACACATTCCAGCGGTGGCGGGACTTTCGGTGGCGGAGGCCGAAGCTTTTAA